In Nocardioides jishulii, the DNA window GGCGGCGAGGAACGACAGCGCGGTGCGGACCCAGCTGAGGAAGGTCCGCTCGTTGCCGAGGCTCGACTGGTAGGGCGGGTCCTGCCCGTCGCGGTAGACCCAGCCGGGCCAGGGGGTGCGTTTGGTTGCCATGACCCAGTGTGCCCACACCGGTGCCGTCTGTCGCCACCCTCGCAGGGGGCCGTCAGGCCCCGTAGGCTGACCGGCGTGAGCGAGCCGGGCGTCGTCGAGGGGTGGGACGCACGGACGTACGCCTGGCGCGACTGGTCGCTCGACGACCTGCGGGCCGCGAAGGGGCGTACGACGGTCAGCCTGGTGGTGCCGGCCCGCAACGAGGAGGCCACCGTCGGAGCCGTGGTCGCCCGGTGCCGCGAGGTGCTGCTGGAGACGGCGGACCTGGTCGACGAGATCGTGGTCATCGACTCCGACTCCACCGACGGCACCTACGCGGTCGCGGCCGACGCGGGCGCCACCGTGCACCGGGCCGCCGAGATCCGCCCCGACCTGGGCAGCCACCGCGGCAAGGGCGAGGCGATGTGGAAGTCGCAGTTCGTCACGCGCGGCGACCTGACCGTCTTCATGGACGCCGACCTGCTCGACTGGGACACGCACTTCGTGCCCGGCCTGCTCGGCCCGTTGCTCACCGACCCGCAGGTGCAGCTGGTCAAGGGGTTCTACGAGCGCCCCGGTGCCGAGGGGCCGTACGAGGGCGGCCGCGTCACCGAGCTGGTCGCGCGCCCGCTGGTCGCCCTGCTCTTCCCGCCGTTGGCGGGCCTCGTCCAGCCGCTGGCGGGGGAGTGGGCCGTGCGCCGCGAGCACTTCGCACGGCTCTCGGTGCCCACCGGGTACGCGGTGGAGCTCGCCGCCCTCGTCGACACCTGGCGTACGCGTGGGGTCGACGCGATCGCGCAGGTCGACCTCGGTCGCCGCAGCCACAGCCACCAGCCGCTGCTCGACCTCGGTGCGATGGCCACCCAGATCCTCACGGCGGCCTGGGCGCGCTCGACGCACAGCCACCACGCCGACGCGGTGGCCCTGACGCAGTTCCTCCCCGGTGCCGACGGGGTCGCTGCCCACGTGGTCGAGGTGCCCGTGGTCGAGCGACCTCCCGCCGCGGGCTGTCCGTAGGGCGCTGCGAGGCCGTGGACACCCTCCCCTAGGGTCAGGGTGTGAGCCTGAGACTGCGTGATCACGTCTTCGCCGACGACCAGCCGCTGATGATGGCGATCGTCAACCGCACACCGGACTCGTTCTACGACAAGGGTGCGACGTGGGCCGAGGACGCCGCCTTCGACCGGGTCGCGCTGGTCGTGGAGCAGGGCGCCGAGATCGTCGACATCGGCGGCATCAAGGCCGCCCCCGGTGAGGAGATCGGCGTCGCCGAGGAGAAGGCCCGGGTCGTCGACTTCGTCGCCCGGGTGCGGGAGACCCACCCCGGCCTGGTCATCTCCGTCGACACCTGGCGCGCCGAGGTGGCCGACGCCGTCTGCGCTGCTGGCGCCGACGTCATCAACGACGCCTGGGGCGGGGCAGACCCCGAGCTGGTCGACGTGGCTGCGAAGCACGGTGCCGCGATCATCTGCACCCACACCGGCGGCGTACGGGTGCGGACCCGACCGCACCGCATCGAGTACGAGGACGTGGTCGCCTCCGCCGTCGCCGACACCACGGCGTACGCCGAGCGCGCGCTCGCCGCGGGGGTCGACCGCGAGTCGATCGTCATCGACCCCGCCCACGACTTCGGCAAGAACACCTTCCACTCCCTGGAGGTCACCCGGCGCCTGGGCGAGATGGTCGACACCGGCTGGCCCGTGCTGGTCTCGCTCAGCAACAAGGACTTCGTCGGTGAGACGCTCGACAAGCCGGTCGGCGAGCGGCTGACCGGGACCCTGGCGGCCACCAGCGTCTGCGCGCTGGCCGGCGCGCGGATCTACCGGGTGCACGAAGTGGTCGCCACCCGTGAGACGGTGGACATGGTGTGGAGCATCGCCGGACGCAGGCGTCCGGCACGAGCGATCCGGGGGCTGGCATGAGCGTCGAGATGATGCGTGAGGTCGGGCTCGAGGCGATGCCCGGCACGGGCCGCCGCATCGTGGTCGTGCCGCCGGTGCCCGCGCTCCTCGAGGAGTACGCCTCCCTCGAGGATCCCGTGGCCGACCTGCGCAGTGCCTGCACGGCCGCCGTCGCGTGGCTCGACCGCCGGGTGCGGATCGTCGCGGCCGACGACCTGGGGCGACGGGTGGGTGAGTCACTGACCCACCGGCCCTCCGACGACGACGCGGTCGACCTGCTGGTGCTGGCCAACGGCACGGCCTGTCGCTCCGAGAAGGCCCCCGGCCACCTCGACCCTCGAGCTGCCGACTTCGACGCCCACCTGGGCGAGCTGTTGGCGACCGGTGACGTGGCTGGGCTGGCCCACGTCGACAACGACCTGGCGGAGTCACTGCTCACGTCGGGCCTGGAAGTGTTCCGCACCCTGGAGGCCGAGGCCATCGAGGTGCAGAGCGTCGAGATCGACCATGCCGAGGACCCCTTCGGCGTCATGTACTGGGTGGTGAGGTGGCAGTGCGCGTCCTGATGAGCAACAACGTCGCGGCAGGTCCCGACGAGATCGACGACCAGGCGCTGGCTCGCGCCTACGACGCGCCGACCGCCGCCGACGGCCTGTGGGTGCGCGTCAACATGGTCTCCAGCGTCGACGGCTCGGCGCAGGGAGAGGACGGCGTCACCGCCACCATCAACAACGCCCCCGACAAGCGGGTCTTCCATGCCCTGCGTTCGTACGCCGACGTGGTCGTCGTGGGGGCCGGCACCGCCCGCGCCGAGAACTACGGTCCGGCCGGCAAGCCGTTGGTCGTGGTCTCGCGCAAGGGCGAGATCAACGAACGACTGCTGGAGGCGCCGCGGGGTGAGGTCATCCTCGCCACCGTCGGGCACGCCCCTGGCCTTCCGGCCGCCCGTGAGGCGCTGGGCGACGAGAACGTGATGATCCTCGGCAGCTATGCGATGGACTTCGGCGCGCTGCGACGAGAGCTTGGCGCGCGCGGGTGGACCCACGTCCTCGGTGAGGGTGGTCCACACGTGCTGCACGACCTGCTCACCGTCGGGGTCGTGGACGAGCTCTGCCTCACGATCGTGCCCCGCATCGTCGGTGGCGACCACCTCCGCATCGTCCAGGGGCACCAGCCGCTCGACGTCGCCCTCGACCCCGTGCTGCTCCTCGAGGAGGAAGGCACCCTGATCGGGCGCTGGCTCGTCAAGGGCTGAGCGGCCCGCGGGCCAGAAGGAGATTCAGTCGACGGCGACGAGGCTGCTGCCGAGCACCCGCGGCGTGGTGGCGGCCGGGAAGTCGACGATCGTGGTCAGCCGGTGGGGCGACGGCGCCATCACGACGTGGCGCATCACGACGAGGTGGCCGCCGGCGACCTCCACCAGGCGTACGCGCGGGACGTCCACGGGGGACACCACCCAGATCGCCGAGGACGAGACGCCGGAGTCGAGCAGTCGGGTGCGGGCGCGCGTCGTGCGGCGGTCCAGGTCGAGGCCGGCGGTCGCGCCACTCGACCAGTACGTGCTGACCTGGTCGGCGTACTCCTCGGCACGCTCCTGCAGGATCGTGTTGGCCGGGATGGCGCGCTCGACGGTCTCCGGGAGGTCGCCACGCAACCGGACCTTGGCCTCGCCACGCCACTGAGCGCTGAAGCTGGCGCGGCTCATCACCCGGACGCGGTTGGGTGCCTCGGTGCCGACCAGCGTCCACATCGGATAGGCGGCGAACTCCGGGGCGTACGCATGCGTCGCGGTGGGCATGACGGCGCGCGCCTCGTTCAGGGTCATGCCCGTGCGGGTGCCGGTGACGTCACCCTCGGTCCGGGGGGCGGGACCTGGCACAGCGCAGGAGGTGAGCGTGAGCAGCACCATGACGACGACGATCTTGCGCAGACCCCACGACCGTTCGGGCGTGGAGCGGGTCACCAGCCTCGCCACCCTGACGGGCCTGGAGGCGGAGGACGGCTCCGGCGCGGCCGTCGGCTCTGACACGGGGGCCGGGGCTGGAACTGGTTCGGGGGCAGGCACCGGTTCGGGTGCGGGCACGGGCTCGGGCTCGGGCACGGGCTGCGGGGCCGGGACCGGCTCGGGGGCGGGCACGGGCTCGGGTTCGGGCACGGGCTCGGGTTCGGGCACGGGCGCGGGGGCTGGAACAGGCTCGGGTCGGTGGATCGGCGTGGGCTCGGGGACGGGCTCCGCGTGCTGCAGGAGCTTGAGGCGCGCTTGCATCGGCATCGGCATGGCTCCCTCGCGCAGTGCCGTGACCGGGGCGCTCACGGGAGCGGACATCGAGGGCGCGGACAGCGAGGGACCGGACAGCGAGGGACCGGACAGCGAGGGACCGGCCGGGAGCGAGCTGGCCAGCAGGGGAGCGGGCGCGAGGTGAACGGACCGGAGGGAAGTGGCCTGCACGGTGTCGGGCGGTGGGTCGGCCACGACGCGCTCCGGGACGATCCGGAGCGGTGGGCGCGTCGTACGCGGTTCGCCGGGATGTCTCGGCAGGCCGGAAGCACCGGGGGAGTCGCGGACGTCGGCCTCGTCGGCCTCGGGGTCACGCTTCCCGCCTCGACGTTGCGCGAGCCTGCCCCACCCCCACGACGCCAGGATCAGCAGCACGCCGACGACGGCGACCGCGACCTGCGTGACGAAGGCGCCGCCGACGTGGGCGCCGATCGCGACCGTCACCCGGGCGTCGCCGCGCTGCGGCACGGCGACGACGTCGATCGGGCGACCGTCGAGCTCGACGACCAGCTCGGCGTCCTCCTCGCCGCTGGTCTGCTGCTCCCAGCCGACGAGGGTGGCCGGACGCAGGGTCTTGCGGGTCGCCCGTGGTCCGTTGGTGACGACACCACCGACGTTGCCGATCGCCAGCCGGGTGACCTCGAAGTAGCGCTTGCCGCGGAGCAGGCTCTCGGTGTCGACCCGGTGGCTGCTGCCGAGGAAGACGCCGCCCTCCGCGCTGGCCCGCACGAGCAGGTCGATGTTGACGAACTGGGTGATCTCAGGATGGGTCCGCACTGCCACGCCGGCGGCGCGCTCGGGGACCACCTTCTCGCCGATCATGATCGTGTCGTCCGGGCCCACGTACACCGCGGCCGCGGAGCCGAAGGCGACGAAGAGCAGTCCGACGCAGACCAGGAGCACGCGCAGGCCACCCACAGGTCCCTCCCTACTTCGACAGTGGCGACCCGAGTCGCCCCCGGCAACGTAGCCGATTCCGGCCACCGCGGCAGCCATATCCGACGGGGCACCAGACCGAGGGGCGGTTCGGTCTGTAGGATCCTCGACGCGTGGTCCCTCGGCCGTCATGGCCGAGTGCATCGATCCCGGACTGGGGCGAAGGACCTTCTGCGGCGACTGGCCGTGGATGTCTTGCCCTGCCCCCGTCCACCCTCTGGAGGATCCGTGCCCCGCCCCCGTTCCGGGCTCCTTGCCCTTCTCCTGACCAGCGCCCTGCTCGCCGGTTGCTCGTCCGACCCCGCGACCGACCCCGTCGCGGCCACGGACGACGACTTCCCGGTCACCGTCAGCAACTGTGGCGTCGACGTCACCGTTGCCTCGCCACCCCAGCGCATCGTCACCATCAAGTCCACGACGACCGAGCTGGTCCTGGCCCTCGGCCTCGGCGACCGTCTGGTCGGCACCGCCTTCCTCGACGGACCGATCCGCGAGGACCTCGCCGACGCCGAGACCGTGGCCGGGCTGGAGCGGATCTCCGACGAGGCGCCGAGCCAGGAGGCCGTCCTCGAGCGGGAGCCCGACCTGGTCTTCGCCGGGTGGGAGTCCAACCTCGCTGCCGACACCGCCGGCGAGCGCGACACCCTCGCCAAGCTGGGCGTGGCCTCGTACGTTGCCCCCTCGGCCTGCCAGAGCGCCGAGGCGCCCGAGCAGATGACCTACGACCTGCTCTTCGACGACTTCACCGAAGCCGGTCGTCTGCTCGGCGCCAGCGAGGCCGCCGAGGACCTGGTCGAGCGCCAGCGGGCTGCCCTCGAGGAGGTGGGCCGCGTCCCCCGCGGTACCACGGCGGTGTGGTGGTCCTCGGGCGTCGACACCCCCTTCGTGGGTGGCGGCACCGGTGCGCCGCAGATGGTGATGGAGCGGGTCGGCCTCACCAACGTCGCCGGCGACGTCGACAAGACGTGGACCTCGCTGGGCTGGGAGGCGATCGTCGACGCCGACCCCGACGTCATCGTCCTGGTGGACGCGGCCTGGAACACCGCCGCCCAGAAGATCGAGGACCTGGAGTCCAACCCGGCCACCGCGGCGATGACGGCGGTCAGGGAGAAGCGCTACCTGACGATCCCGTTCCCGGCCGCCGAGGCCGGGATCCGTTCCGTCGGCGCGGCCGCCGACCTCGTCGCCCAGGCAGGCGACCTGGGTCTGGTGGAGTGACCTGATGCCCCTGCTGAGCCCCGCTCCCTCACGGGCGTCATCCCCTCCGGTCGTCCGCAGGACCGACCACGATGACGCCCGCTTCTGGGTGCTGTGGGTGCCGCTGCTGCTGGGGGCGCTGCTCGCCTCGGTCGCGGTGGCGGTGACCATCGGCGCCGCCGACCTCACGGTCGCCGAGGTGTGGCAGGTCGTCGGGGCCAAGGTCGGGCTCGTCGACTCCGACGTCAGCCTGATCCGCACCGGCATCGTGTGGGAGCTGCGCCTGCCGCGGGTGCTCACCGCCGCTGCGGTCGGCGGGGGCCTGGCCCTGGCCGGCGCGGTCATGCAGGCGCTGACCCGCAACCCGCTCGCCGACCCCTACCTGCTGGGCCTCTCCTCGGGCGCCTCGACCGGCGCGGTGCTGGTCCTGCTGCTCGGGGTCGCCGCTGCGCTGCCGGTCGCGGCCTTCGCAGGCGCCCTGGCCGCGCTGGTGGTGACCCTGCTGCTCGCCCGCAGCCTCGGCGAGATCACCCCGAGCCGCACCGTGCTGGCCGGACTGGCGGTCTCGTCGTTCGCCGGTGCCCTCACCTCCCTGCTGATCTTCTGGAACGCGCGCGGAGACTCCTTCCGCCAGGTCCTCAACTGGATCCTCGGCTCGCTCGCCGGCGCCGACTGGGGTGCGGTCGCGCTGACCTGGACCGTGCTCGTGGTCGTCGGCCTCCCGCTGGCCCGGCACGGTCGCGTCCTGGACGCCTTCGCCTTCGGCGACACCGCGGCCGCCGCGCTCGGGGTCGACGTCGGGCGTACGCGCTGGGTGCTGCTGGTCGCCACCGCCCTGCTCACCGGCGCGATGGTGGCGGTGAGTGGCTCGATCGGCTTCGTCGGCCTGGTCCTCCCCAACGCCGTGCGCCTGGTCGTCGGCTTCGACCACCGCCGGCTGCTGCCGCTCTCGGTGCTCTGCGGCGCGATCTTCATGGTCTGGGTCGACACCGCCGCCCGCACGCTCTTCGACCCGCGCGAGATCCCGGTCGGCATCATCACCGTGCTTGTCGGGGCTCCCGTCTTCGTGCTGGTCCTGCTGCGCCACCGGGGCCGGGCATGAGCCGCGAGCTCAGCGTCTCCGGGCTCTCGCGCCGCGTCGGTGACGCGGTGCTGCTCGACGACGCCGCCTTCACCGTGCCGGCCGGCCAGGTCGTGGCGCTCGTCGGACCCAACGGTGCCGGCAAGTCGAGCCTGCTGCGCGCCATGACCGGGGTCGCTGACCGCGGGGCCGCCACCGGGTCGGTCGTGCTCGCCGGGGTCGACCTGCTGGGGCTGAAGCGCCGCGAACGCGCCCGGCGGATGGCGCTGGTCGAGCAGGAGCTGCGCGCCGAGTTCAGCCTGACCGTGCGCCAGGTCGTCGGCCTGGGACGGATCCCGCACGAGTCCGGCTGGGCCGTCGCCTCGGCCGACCCCGGGCTGGTCGACGCGGCCATGGCGCGTGCCGGCGTGGCCGACTGGGGCGACCGCCTGCTCTCCAGCCTCTCGGGCGGTGAGCAGCAACGCGTCCAGCTGGCGCGGGCCCTGGCCCAGGAGCCGGAGCTGCTGCTGCTCGACGAGCCGACCAACCACCTCGACGTGCGCGCCCAGATGGACACCCTCGGCCTGTTGCGCGAGGTGGCCGCGACGGGGGTGAGCGTCGTCGCTGCGCTGCACGACCTCAACCTCGCCGCTGCCTACTGCGACCACGTCGTGGTGCTGGCCGGCGGCCGGGTGCGCGCGGTGGGCGACGTACGTCGGGTGCTGACCGCCGAGCTGGTCGAGGAGACGTACGGCGTCGGGGCCGACGTGATGACGCACCCCCGGACCGGTCGCCCCCTGATCGCCTTCTCGCCCTCGGGCGCCACCACGCCCCGGGCGCAGGGGAGTCAGGCCAGCTCGCCCGCGTGAGGTCGGAGGGCTGAGCCGGAACTGCCGTCCTGACGGCCGGTCGCGTCGCCCTAGACTCCCCACACACAGCAACGAGGAGGTCGTCGTGGGTCGCGTGGGTTACGTGGTGCCGGTCGACGCGGTGACTCCGCGCGACGCCGTCAACCTTGCCCGGATGGCCGAGCAGGCCGGCTTCTCCGGCGTGATGGCTTCCGACATCTTCCAGCCGTGGCTGCCGAGCCTGGGGCAGGCCCCGAACGTCTGGCCGCTGCTCGGTGCGTTGGCCGAGCACGTCACGGGTGACTTCGGCGCCGGCATGGTGGCCGCCGGCGGGCGCCAGCACCCCGCTGCGATCGCCCAGGCTGCCGCCACGCTGGGCTCCCTGCACCCCGGGCGCCACTGGCTCTCGTTGGCTGGGGGTGAGGCGCTGCACGAGCACGTGACCGGTGGCTACTGGCCGGAGGCGCCCGAGCGGATCGCCCGGCTCTTCGAGGCGGTTGACCTGATCAAGCGGCTCTTCGCCGGGTCGCTCGCGGGGCGCGACGTCCGCTACGAGGGCGAGCGGTTCCAGCTGGAGTCGGCCCGCCTGTGGACCATGCCCGAGCGGGCTCCTGCCGTGCTGGTCGCCACCTCCGGCCCGGTCACCGCGCGCCGTGCCGGACGCCAGGCCGACGGCCTGCTGGCCGTCGCCGTGCAGCCCGCGCAGGCCGCGCAGGTGCTCGAGCGGTTCCGCGAGGGTGCCCGCGAGGTCGGCAAGGACGCCTCCACCATGCCGGCCTGGCTCCACCTCAACGTGAGCTGGGCGGCCACCGACGCCGAGGCTGCGGCTGGCGTCGTCGAGCGCTACCCGATGGCGGCCATGCGCTTCGCCCGCGGTGACCTGCGCTCCCCGCACGTGGTCGAGCAGATCGCCCGGCTCGTCCGCCCCGAGGACTTCCCGGGCCGGCTCCCCGTGAGCGCCGACCCGGCCGTCCACCTCGCCGAGATCAAGGCCTACCTCGACCTCGGCTTCGACCGGGTCTTCGTGCACCACGTCGGCGTCAACCAGGTGGCGTTCCTGGAGACGTTCGGGCGCGACGTGCTGCCCTACGTCTGAGCCGCAGCGTCTGAGCCTCACACGCCGCGCCGGTACTCCCCGCCCACCTCGAAGAACGCCTGGGTGACCTGACCCAGCGTGCAGACCCTGGCCGCGTCCATCAGCACGGCGAAGACGTTCCCGTCGCCGGTGGCCGCCTCCTTCAGCCGTGCCAGGGCAGCCTCGGACTCCTCGGCGTGGGCCTCGCGGAAGCGGCGTACGCGGTCCAGCTGCGACTCCTTCTCGGTCTCGGTCGCGCGCGCCAGCTCGACCGGGCCCGGCCCGCCACCGCCGTCGGGCGGCAGGAAGGTGTTGACCCCGACGAGCGGCAGCGACCCGTCGTGCTTGCGGTGCTCGTAGAGCATCGACTCGTCCTGGATCCGACCCCGCTGGTAGCCGGTCTCCATCGCGCCGAGCACCCCGCCGCGCTCGCTGATCGCGTCGAACTCGGCGAGCACCGCCGCCTCGACGAGGTCGGTGAGCTCCTCGACGACGTACGAGCCCTGGAGCGGGTTCTCGTTCATCGCCAGCCCCCACTCGCGGTTGATGACGAGCTGGATGGCCATCGCCCGGCGCACCGACTCCGTGCTCGGCGTCGTCACCGCCTCGTCGTAGGCGTTGGTGTGCAGGCTGTTGGCGTTGTCGTAGACGGCCGTCAGCGCCTGCAACGTCGTGCGGATGTCGTTGAAGGCCATCTCCTGGGCGTGCAGCGAGCGTCCGGACGTCTGCACGTGGTACTTCAGCTTCTGGCTGCGCTCGCTCGCGCCGTACTTCTCCTTCATCGCGATCGCCCAGATGCGCCGGGCGACCCGACCGAGCACCGTGTACTCGGGGTCCATGCCGGAGGAGAAGAAGAACGACAGGTTCGGGGCGAAGTCGTCGATCGCCATGCCCCGCGCGAGGTAGGCCTCGACGTAGGTGAACCCGTTGGCGAGGGTGAACGCGAGCTGGCTGATGGGGTTCGCCCCGGCCTCGGCGATGTGGTAGCCGGAGATCGAGACCGAGTAGAAGTTGCGCACCTCGTGCTCGATGAACCACTCCTGGATGTCGGCCATCATCCGCAGGCTGAACTCGGTCGAGAAGAGGCAGGTGTTCTGACCCTGGTCCTCCTTGAGGATGTCGGCCTGGACCGTCCCGCGGACCTGTGCGAGGGCGTACGCCGCCAGCTCCGACCGCTCGGCGGCGTCGGGCGCGCGCCCCTCGCGCTCGCGGAACCGCTCCACCTGCTGGTCGATCGCGGTGTTGAGGAAGAAGGCGAGCATCGTCGGCGCCGGCCCGTTGATGGTCATCGAGACCGAGGTCGTGGGGTCGACCAGGTCGAAGCCGTCGTAGAGCGCCTTCATGTCCTCCAGCGTCGCGACCGAGACGCCCGAGGTGCCGACCTTGCCGTAGACGTCGGGGCGCGGATCGGGGTCGCGGCCGTAGAGCGTGACCGAGTCGAACGCCGTGGAGAGCCGGGTGGCCTCGCCGTCACCGGCGAGCAGCTTGAAGCGCCGGTTGGTCCGGAAGGGGTCGCCCTCGCCGGCGAACATCCGGGTCGGGTCCTCGCCCTCGCGCTTGAACTCGAAGACGCCGGCCGTGAAGGGGTGGTGCCCCGGCAGGTTCTCCCGGCGCCAGTAGCGGACCAGGTCGCCGTGGTCGGTCGTACGCGGCAGGCTGACCCGCCGCACCGCACTGCCCGAGAGCGACTCGCGCACCAGCCGGGTGCGGATCTCGCGGTCGCGCACCCGCACCACGCGCTCGTCGCCGGAGTAGGAGGCGACCACGTCCGGCCACTCCTCGATCTGGTGGCGCAGCGCAGTCGGGAGGGCCTCACGGGCGGCCGCGGCGAGGTCGGCGACCTCCTTCTGCGCGGGGCCGTCGAGCTCGGCGGCCACCGCCTCGAGCCGCTGCGCACGACGCGCTGCCTCGGCGAGCGTCTCGGTCTCGGCGTGGTGGGCGCGTACGGTCTGCGCGACCTCGGCCAGGTGGCGCACCCGGTCACCCGGCACGACCTGCCGCAGCCGCGACGAGTGGCGTACGTCGACCCGCGGCAGCGCGCCCTCGCGCAGGTCGAGCCCGTGCCCGGCGAGCAGGGGGCGCAGGTGCTGGTGGAGCGCCGTCACGCCGTCGTCGTCGAACGTGGCGGCGCTGGTGCCGAAGACCGGCATCTCTTCGGGAGGGACGCCGAAGGCCTCGCGGTTGCGCACGAGCTGGCGGGCCACGTCGCGCAGCGCGTCGGCGGCCCCGCGGCGCTCGAACTTGTTGATGGCGACGACGTCGGCGAAGTCGAGCATGTCGATCTTCTCGAGCTGGGAGGCGGCGCCGAACTCGGGCGTCATCACGTAGAGCGAGGTGTCGACGAAGGGCACGATCGCCGCGTCGCCCTGCCCGATGCCCGGGGTCTCGACGATCACCAGGTCGGCCCCTGACGCCTTGAGCACCGTGATCACGTCGGCCAGGTGCTCGGGCACCTCGTGGGAGCCGCGGGTGGCCAGCGAGCGGAAGAAGACCCGCCGTTGACCGTCGACCGCCGGCCCGAGGGCGTTGCACCGGATCCGGTCGCCCAACAGCGCCCCACCCCCGCGGCGGCGCGTGGGGTCGACCGCAACCACGGCGATCCGTAGCCGGTCGCCCTGGTCGCGGCGGAAGCGGCGTACGAGCTCGTCGGTGAGGCTCGACTTGCCCGAGCCGCCGGTGCCGGTGATCCCCAGGACGGGGACCCGGCGCGTGTCGGCCGCCTCCCGCAGGGACGCCAGGTCGGCGGCGGGGAGCTGGCCGGTCTCGGCGCCGGTGAGG includes these proteins:
- a CDS encoding putative F420-0 ABC transporter permease subunit, translating into MPLLSPAPSRASSPPVVRRTDHDDARFWVLWVPLLLGALLASVAVAVTIGAADLTVAEVWQVVGAKVGLVDSDVSLIRTGIVWELRLPRVLTAAAVGGGLALAGAVMQALTRNPLADPYLLGLSSGASTGAVLVLLLGVAAALPVAAFAGALAALVVTLLLARSLGEITPSRTVLAGLAVSSFAGALTSLLIFWNARGDSFRQVLNWILGSLAGADWGAVALTWTVLVVVGLPLARHGRVLDAFAFGDTAAAALGVDVGRTRWVLLVATALLTGAMVAVSGSIGFVGLVLPNAVRLVVGFDHRRLLPLSVLCGAIFMVWVDTAARTLFDPREIPVGIITVLVGAPVFVLVLLRHRGRA
- a CDS encoding TIGR03557 family F420-dependent LLM class oxidoreductase, translating into MGRVGYVVPVDAVTPRDAVNLARMAEQAGFSGVMASDIFQPWLPSLGQAPNVWPLLGALAEHVTGDFGAGMVAAGGRQHPAAIAQAAATLGSLHPGRHWLSLAGGEALHEHVTGGYWPEAPERIARLFEAVDLIKRLFAGSLAGRDVRYEGERFQLESARLWTMPERAPAVLVATSGPVTARRAGRQADGLLAVAVQPAQAAQVLERFREGAREVGKDASTMPAWLHLNVSWAATDAEAAAGVVERYPMAAMRFARGDLRSPHVVEQIARLVRPEDFPGRLPVSADPAVHLAEIKAYLDLGFDRVFVHHVGVNQVAFLETFGRDVLPYV
- a CDS encoding dihydrofolate reductase family protein, with product MAVRVLMSNNVAAGPDEIDDQALARAYDAPTAADGLWVRVNMVSSVDGSAQGEDGVTATINNAPDKRVFHALRSYADVVVVGAGTARAENYGPAGKPLVVVSRKGEINERLLEAPRGEVILATVGHAPGLPAAREALGDENVMILGSYAMDFGALRRELGARGWTHVLGEGGPHVLHDLLTVGVVDELCLTIVPRIVGGDHLRIVQGHQPLDVALDPVLLLEEEGTLIGRWLVKG
- the folP gene encoding dihydropteroate synthase codes for the protein MSLRLRDHVFADDQPLMMAIVNRTPDSFYDKGATWAEDAAFDRVALVVEQGAEIVDIGGIKAAPGEEIGVAEEKARVVDFVARVRETHPGLVISVDTWRAEVADAVCAAGADVINDAWGGADPELVDVAAKHGAAIICTHTGGVRVRTRPHRIEYEDVVASAVADTTAYAERALAAGVDRESIVIDPAHDFGKNTFHSLEVTRRLGEMVDTGWPVLVSLSNKDFVGETLDKPVGERLTGTLAATSVCALAGARIYRVHEVVATRETVDMVWSIAGRRRPARAIRGLA
- a CDS encoding ABC transporter ATP-binding protein; the encoded protein is MSRELSVSGLSRRVGDAVLLDDAAFTVPAGQVVALVGPNGAGKSSLLRAMTGVADRGAATGSVVLAGVDLLGLKRRERARRMALVEQELRAEFSLTVRQVVGLGRIPHESGWAVASADPGLVDAAMARAGVADWGDRLLSSLSGGEQQRVQLARALAQEPELLLLDEPTNHLDVRAQMDTLGLLREVAATGVSVVAALHDLNLAAAYCDHVVVLAGGRVRAVGDVRRVLTAELVEETYGVGADVMTHPRTGRPLIAFSPSGATTPRAQGSQASSPA
- a CDS encoding putative F420-0 ABC transporter substrate-binding protein; its protein translation is MPRPRSGLLALLLTSALLAGCSSDPATDPVAATDDDFPVTVSNCGVDVTVASPPQRIVTIKSTTTELVLALGLGDRLVGTAFLDGPIREDLADAETVAGLERISDEAPSQEAVLEREPDLVFAGWESNLAADTAGERDTLAKLGVASYVAPSACQSAEAPEQMTYDLLFDDFTEAGRLLGASEAAEDLVERQRAALEEVGRVPRGTTAVWWSSGVDTPFVGGGTGAPQMVMERVGLTNVAGDVDKTWTSLGWEAIVDADPDVIVLVDAAWNTAAQKIEDLESNPATAAMTAVREKRYLTIPFPAAEAGIRSVGAAADLVAQAGDLGLVE
- a CDS encoding glucosyl-3-phosphoglycerate synthase translates to MSEPGVVEGWDARTYAWRDWSLDDLRAAKGRTTVSLVVPARNEEATVGAVVARCREVLLETADLVDEIVVIDSDSTDGTYAVAADAGATVHRAAEIRPDLGSHRGKGEAMWKSQFVTRGDLTVFMDADLLDWDTHFVPGLLGPLLTDPQVQLVKGFYERPGAEGPYEGGRVTELVARPLVALLFPPLAGLVQPLAGEWAVRREHFARLSVPTGYAVELAALVDTWRTRGVDAIAQVDLGRRSHSHQPLLDLGAMATQILTAAWARSTHSHHADAVALTQFLPGADGVAAHVVEVPVVERPPAAGCP
- the icmF gene encoding fused isobutyryl-CoA mutase/GTPase IcmF, which codes for MASPTPTAPALGLHVPQHPVRLVTSSSLFDGHDASINIMRRIFQAQGCEVVHLGHNRSVDEVVAAALEEDAQGVAVSSYQGGHVEYFNYLVEQLRAAGAGHVKVVGGGGGVIVPEEIALLAERGVRIFSPADGQRLGLVGMVNTVVADCDVDPWALAPAEVTQVLAGDRAAVARALTGAETGQLPAADLASLREAADTRRVPVLGITGTGGSGKSSLTDELVRRFRRDQGDRLRIAVVAVDPTRRRGGGALLGDRIRCNALGPAVDGQRRVFFRSLATRGSHEVPEHLADVITVLKASGADLVIVETPGIGQGDAAIVPFVDTSLYVMTPEFGAASQLEKIDMLDFADVVAINKFERRGAADALRDVARQLVRNREAFGVPPEEMPVFGTSAATFDDDGVTALHQHLRPLLAGHGLDLREGALPRVDVRHSSRLRQVVPGDRVRHLAEVAQTVRAHHAETETLAEAARRAQRLEAVAAELDGPAQKEVADLAAAAREALPTALRHQIEEWPDVVASYSGDERVVRVRDREIRTRLVRESLSGSAVRRVSLPRTTDHGDLVRYWRRENLPGHHPFTAGVFEFKREGEDPTRMFAGEGDPFRTNRRFKLLAGDGEATRLSTAFDSVTLYGRDPDPRPDVYGKVGTSGVSVATLEDMKALYDGFDLVDPTTSVSMTINGPAPTMLAFFLNTAIDQQVERFREREGRAPDAAERSELAAYALAQVRGTVQADILKEDQGQNTCLFSTEFSLRMMADIQEWFIEHEVRNFYSVSISGYHIAEAGANPISQLAFTLANGFTYVEAYLARGMAIDDFAPNLSFFFSSGMDPEYTVLGRVARRIWAIAMKEKYGASERSQKLKYHVQTSGRSLHAQEMAFNDIRTTLQALTAVYDNANSLHTNAYDEAVTTPSTESVRRAMAIQLVINREWGLAMNENPLQGSYVVEELTDLVEAAVLAEFDAISERGGVLGAMETGYQRGRIQDESMLYEHRKHDGSLPLVGVNTFLPPDGGGGPGPVELARATETEKESQLDRVRRFREAHAEESEAALARLKEAATGDGNVFAVLMDAARVCTLGQVTQAFFEVGGEYRRGV